Sequence from the Pontibacter pudoricolor genome:
AGGCAATGGATGCATTTAAATATTTCCAGAAACTGTTTGATGCGCGTTTACACCTGGTTTACATTAATACGCCGGGAGCGTTTGAGTCGAGCAGCAACCTGCGCAGCAAACTGGCTTATGCCGCCGATAAGTATGACCTGCACAACTATACTATAAATGTGTATAACGATACTATAGAAGAAGATGGCATTCTGCACTTTGCAGAAGATATTAATGCTGACATGATCATGATGGCCACCCACGGCCGTACAGGTTTGTCGCATCTGCTAAGCGGAAGTATTGCGGAGGACCTGGTTAACCACACCAGCCGACCTGTACTTACGTACCAACTATAACAAAACAATTTATAGTTAAGCCCGGCCATAGTTCTATGGCCGGGCTTTTTGTTTAGCATTCGTATAGTTACTTTTGTTGCATGAGTATACTTCCGCGTATCCGGTTTATAATTAACCCTGTATCTGGCACCAGGAGCAGGGTAGATGTGGCTGCCCGCATTAAATTATACTTGGATAGTACAACGCATGACCATGATATAGTTTATACCGACTATGCCGGACATGCTACCGAACTGGCTCAAGCGGCAGCCAACGACAACTATAAAATAGTGGTAGCAGTAGGCGGCGACGGAACAGTAAACGAAGTAGCAAAAGGCCTGCTGCACACCAATACAGCCCTGGGTATATTGCCTAAAGGTTCTGGAAACGGTTTGGCAAGGCACCTGCAGCTTCCGTTAAACCTGGACAGTGCGATCAAAGCCCTCAATACCGGCCAGGTATCGCAGATAGACAGCGGAACCATAAATGATATCCCGTTTTTTACTACGGCAGGTATAGGCTTTGATGCGTATATCTCGTCTGTATTTGCAGGCAACAAACGGCGTGGGTTAAAAACGTATGTAGAGCTGGTTTTAAAAGAAGTTCGCAACTATAAGCACTTGCCTGTAAAAGTCTGGATAAACGACCAGGAGTTGGCTACAGATTGTTTTGTAATGGCATTTGCCAATGCAGCACAATACGGCAATAACGCCTACATAGCTCCGCTTGCCGATATTAGGGACGGCTTACTGGATGTTTGCCTGGTGCGCCAACTGGACTTTGTAAAAGCGATTAACCTGAGCTATTGCATGCTTACCAAACAGCTGGCCAACCTGCAAAGCGCAGAATACTTTAAGACTATAAACGTAAAAGTTGAAACCGAAGAGCCGATGATGTTTCATGC
This genomic interval carries:
- a CDS encoding diacylglycerol/lipid kinase family protein, which encodes MSILPRIRFIINPVSGTRSRVDVAARIKLYLDSTTHDHDIVYTDYAGHATELAQAAANDNYKIVVAVGGDGTVNEVAKGLLHTNTALGILPKGSGNGLARHLQLPLNLDSAIKALNTGQVSQIDSGTINDIPFFTTAGIGFDAYISSVFAGNKRRGLKTYVELVLKEVRNYKHLPVKVWINDQELATDCFVMAFANAAQYGNNAYIAPLADIRDGLLDVCLVRQLDFVKAINLSYCMLTKQLANLQSAEYFKTINVKVETEEPMMFHADGEYKGKTDRFEVKMNPQSLRVIIPS